TCGCGGAATTCCAGTTCGTGCTGGCCGCGGCAGTGGCGGTGGCGGGGGTGAAAATCCCTGCATTGTCGATGCGCTGGATACCTGCAGCGATACCGACCGGGCCGTTCAGGTACTGTGCTGCCACGCTCCAGACCTGGCCAGCAGCGAAGCTGCCCGGGTTGCCGCCCAGCGAGTACGAACCGCTGACCGTCAGACCCGAGAAGTTCGGCGACGTGTAGACCAGCGAGTTGTTCGAGCGGTACAGCGTATCCAGCGAGTCGATATCACCCGGGTGCGCGCCGTAGAAACCGGTCAGCCACGTGGTCGGGCTGTACGGCGACAGCAGCGTGTAGTACGACGTGTACTGGCGGCCAGCCGTCAGCGTACCGAACTTCGCGTTCGTCAGACCGACCCATGCCTGGCGGTTGAATGCCAGACCCGACACGCCTTCCGCGCCGGTTGCGCTGTTAAAGCCCTGTTCCAACGTGAAAATCGTCTTCGTGCCGCCGCCCAGATCTTCCGAGCCCTTCAGGCCGAAACGGCTACCTGCCCAGACGCCGTTGATCATCTTGACCACCGAGCGACCACCCGCCGACGGCTTCGCCGAAGCCAATGCGCTCAACGACGTCGAGCTGCTCTGCCAACCCAACCCCGCGTCAACGATACCGTACAACGTCACGCTGCTTTGAGCATGCGCGCTCAGGGCGACCAACCCCACAGCCGAAGCGATAACTGCCTTTTTCATTTTTACTCCTCGTTAAAAACTTTCTATGAACGGCCTGTACGAGCGCCGCTGAGTGTGGTGAAGACGTCTTATTTGGATCAGAACACCGGGTGACCGTTGATGATGCTCGGCAACCAGGTCGAGAACCACGGGACATAGGTGACTACATTGATCGCCGAGAAGATAGCGAGGTAATACGGCCACGCCACCTTAGTAGTTTCCCCTATCGACACGTTGCCAATTGCGCACCCAATAAACTGAACTGAACCAATCGGCGGATGCACGAGACCCAATGCGCAGTTCAGCAGGATCATGATGCCGAACTGAACCGGGCCCACACCGTTGTGCATTGCCATCGGCAGGAACAGCGGGGTCGTGATCAGGATGTGCGCCGCCATGTCGACGAACGTACCGAGGAACACCTGAATGACGTTGATGTACAACAGCATCAGCCAGGGCAGCGAGGTCGCGCCGTCGAGCATGCGTTCGATCGCGTCGGGGATCTCCAGATAGGCCATCTGGAAACGCAGCATGTTCGACACGCCGATCAGCAGCAGCACCACGCCGGTCGTTTTCGCCGCCTTGCCGAGCGCATGGCCGAGCTTCGCCATCGACAACGAGCGATACACGAAGATGGTCAGCACCAGCGAATAACCCACGGCAATCGCGGCGGCCTCTGTTGCAGTGGCAATACCGCGCGCAACACAGAACAGAATGATCGCGATGACCATCAGACCCGGCACCGCACCGATGAACGTACGCAGCACCGCCATCCAGCCCGGGAAGCGCTGTAGTCCGGTCGAGCCGTCGGGACGGCGCGGATAGCCGAACTTGACGGCCTGCCAGTAAGCGGCGATCAGCACGAAGCCCATCACCCACAGCACCGGCAACAGACCCGAGAACAGCAGATCGCCGATCGACACACCGCTCATCTGCTTGCCGTTCAGCACGCCGCTCACGCCTTGCGCCGCGAACGCGTAGATGATCATGTTGGTCGAGGTCGGCATCAGCGCGCCGGCCAGCGATGAGTGCGTGGTCACGTTGACCGCGTAGGCGGCGCTATAGCCTTCGCGCTTCATCAGCGGGATCACGACGCCGCCCATGGCCGACGTATCCGCGGTCGGCGAACCCGACACGCCGCCGAACAGCGTACAGGCAACCACGTTGGCCATGCCGAGGCCACCGCGGAAATGGCCGACCGTGGCCTGCGCGAAACGCAGGATGCGGTCAGCGATACCGCCGTGAAGCATCAGCTCGCCGGAGAAGATGAAGAACGGGACCGCGAGGAACGAAAAACCGTTCATGCCCGAGATCATCGACTGCATCGCGGTCGCGGTCGGCAGACCTTCGAACAGATACGTCAGAACGCAGGACAGACCCAACGCGAATGAAACCGGAACCCCGAGGAAGAGGAAAACTAGAAAACTGGCGGTAAGAAGGGCAAGTTCCATGATGGTTCTACTTTTATTCCGTGGCGGAGAGTTCGAGCGCTGGCTCTTCCCGTTTTTTCCCGGAGAAGAGCTCGAGCAGATGCTCGATCGAGAACAACGCGATGCACACACTCGCGATGATCGGGATCACGTAGCGCACGCCTTCCGGCACGCCGATGATCGGAATGCGGTCGCCCATCGTGGTTTCCGCCATCTCGAAGCAACCGATGAAAACCGCCACCGCGAAAGCGATCAGGCAGAGGTGCT
The genomic region above belongs to Paraburkholderia sp. HP33-1 and contains:
- a CDS encoding porin, giving the protein MKKAVIASAVGLVALSAHAQSSVTLYGIVDAGLGWQSSSTSLSALASAKPSAGGRSVVKMINGVWAGSRFGLKGSEDLGGGTKTIFTLEQGFNSATGAEGVSGLAFNRQAWVGLTNAKFGTLTAGRQYTSYYTLLSPYSPTTWLTGFYGAHPGDIDSLDTLYRSNNSLVYTSPNFSGLTVSGSYSLGGNPGSFAAGQVWSVAAQYLNGPVGIAAGIQRIDNAGIFTPATATAAASTNWNSAMSNNGAQPAVSAINNGFQTAAKQQRVAVTGGYAFNSAWDVSFAYSNVQYAAGTGSLFHGTQIWNTGGAVLHWKPISVLDLAAGYSYTRATSSNGIENTASYNQFNLSQYYTLSKRTGLYALEAYQRAGGQTLAGNGKTIIDATASIGDGQNSTPSSSRSQVAVGVGLITKF
- a CDS encoding TRAP transporter large permease; this translates as MELALLTASFLVFLFLGVPVSFALGLSCVLTYLFEGLPTATAMQSMISGMNGFSFLAVPFFIFSGELMLHGGIADRILRFAQATVGHFRGGLGMANVVACTLFGGVSGSPTADTSAMGGVVIPLMKREGYSAAYAVNVTTHSSLAGALMPTSTNMIIYAFAAQGVSGVLNGKQMSGVSIGDLLFSGLLPVLWVMGFVLIAAYWQAVKFGYPRRPDGSTGLQRFPGWMAVLRTFIGAVPGLMVIAIILFCVARGIATATEAAAIAVGYSLVLTIFVYRSLSMAKLGHALGKAAKTTGVVLLLIGVSNMLRFQMAYLEIPDAIERMLDGATSLPWLMLLYINVIQVFLGTFVDMAAHILITTPLFLPMAMHNGVGPVQFGIMILLNCALGLVHPPIGSVQFIGCAIGNVSIGETTKVAWPYYLAIFSAINVVTYVPWFSTWLPSIINGHPVF